One window of Populus nigra chromosome 5, ddPopNigr1.1, whole genome shotgun sequence genomic DNA carries:
- the LOC133694508 gene encoding PHD finger protein EHD3-like: protein MVGEEGTSNGEGAKERVQHLNMEAMDNGFGNDGGDASSGGSEGFRTYKRRRNMRSSSDSKGQEDGKCFMEAASRLSDQTIKVDDSRGHRCGNHASMNHLNDVSQRQWRKFVLDHMYQSLSNDENGIQGCLRGALMMAESGYYNADKSPLMGQMANGTHSTAKGHAGVLSNGALDESRHHSVPELCQHAFLSILLSEKFTSLCKLLFENFQGMKTGSILSLSFIDRRMKDGAYDHSPMLFCEDIEQFWRKLQGFGAELISLSKSLSDISKTCCNERVGGSVRCIFEDEKHGFCTKGSDSHGQPEQKDACCVYRVCSCRRCGEKADGRDCLVCDSCEEMYHVSCIEPAVKEIPPKSWYCDNCAASGMGSIHENCVACERLNCPRTQINQAGDEIGLSTQEPFNDFEEASNFSTNNEVQLSSEGTENKRICKICGSPVSNGEKINICDHSECPGKYYHVRCLTNRQLILYGPRWYCPSCLCRGCLTDKDDDKIVLCDGCDHAYHLYCMIPPRISVPKGKWFCRRCDLKIQKLRRVRRAYEKSERYVKKKGEGVKKECENRKKLYKEGGEESDKGRDGMDMLVTAALKCEVGCQSIEELKST from the exons ATGGTTGGTGAAGAGGGAACAAGCAATGGCGAGGGTGCAAAAGAAAGGGTTCAGCACTTAAATATGGAAGCAATGGACAATGGGTTTGGAAATGATGGTGGTGATGCAAGCTCTGGGGGCAGTGAGGGTTTTCGAACTTACAAGAGACGAAGGAACATGAGGTCAAGTTCGGATAGTAAAGGCCAAGAGGATGGGAAATGTTTTATGGAAGCTGCTAGTAGATTGTCAGACCAG ACCATAAAGGTTGACGATTCACGGGGCCATCGATGTGGGAATCATGCTTCAATGAATCATTTAAATGATGTTTCACAGAGGCAGTGGAGAAAGTTTGTCCTTGACCACATGTATCAATCATTAAGTAATGATGAAAATGGCATCCAGGGGTGCTTGAGGGGTGCGCTTATGATGGCA GAGTCTGGTTACTATAATGCAGATAAGTCACCTTTGATGGGGCAGATGGCTAATGGAACTCACAGTACAGCTAAAGGGCATGCAGGGGTCTTGTCAAATGGAGCTTTGGATGAATCACGACATCACAGTGTCCCCGAGTTGTGCCAGCATGCTTTCCTTAGTATTTTACTGTCAGAAAAGTTCACCTCTCTCTGTAAGCTACTGTTTGAAAACTTCCAAGGAATGAAGACTGGCAGCATTCTTAGCCTGAGTTTCATAGACAGAAGGATGAAAGACGGAGCTTATGATCATTCACCTATGCTTTTCTGTGAAGATATTGAGCAG TTCTGGAGAAAGCTCCAAGGTTTTGGTGCTGAATTAATCTCTCTTTCAAAGAGCCTATCAGACATATCAAAGACTTGCTGTAATGAACGG GTGGGAGGATCAGTACGCTGTATATTTGAAGATGAAAAGCATGGG TTCTGCACCAAGGGTTCTGATTCTCATGGTCAGCCAGAGCAAAAGGATGCTTGTTGTGTCTACAGAGTCTGCAGTTGTAGGCGTTGTGGGGAAAAGGCAGATGGGAGAGATTGTTTAGTTTGTGATTCATGTGAGGAAATGTACCATGTCTCCTGTATTGAGCCTGCTGTCAAAGAGATTCCCCCCAAAAGCTGGTACTGTGACAACTGCGCTGCAAGTGGTATGGGATCCATTCATGAGAATTGTGTAGCATGTGAGAGGCTGAATTGCCCCAGGACCCAAATTAATCAAGCTGGTGATGAAATTGGTTTATCAACTCAAGAACCATTCAATGATTTTGAAGAGGCATCAAATTTCAGCACGAATAATGAAGTTCAGCTATCATCAGAAGGGACTGAAAACAAACGCATCTGTAAAATTTGTGGAAGTCCAGTGAGCAATGGAGAGAAGATAAATATATGTGATCACTCTGAATGCCCTGGCAAGTACTACCATGTGAGATGCTTGACAAATAGGCAGTTAATATTGTATGGCCCTCGTTGGTATTGCCCTTCTTGTTTATGCAGGGGTTGCCTCACTGATAAAGATGATGATAAGATTGTTTTATGTGATGGCTGTGATCATGCATACCACCTTTATTGCATGATTCCACCACGCATTTCTGTACCTAAAGGGAAATGGTTTTGCAGGCGATGTGATCTGAAAATACAGAAATTACGCAGGGTAAGGAGGGCATATGAGAAATCCGAAAGGTACGTGAAAAAGAAGGGTGAAGGGGTTAAAAAGGAATGTGAAAACCGCAAGAAACTGTACAAGGAAGGTGGAGAAGAATCAGATAAAGGTAGAGATGGAATGGACATGCTTGTAACTGCAGCACTAAAGTGTGAAGTCGGCTGCCAATCAATTGAAGAGTTGAAAAGCACATGA
- the LOC133693296 gene encoding BTB/POZ domain-containing protein At4g08455 isoform X1 translates to MRGHRCTASSRVETESDTDSDSETMRCISCKEYYGRCDAGTCKECYEEASETEEELKREIDDLKAKVAFLRFWSPLDHHITHRSSAGPCFTDVVLVASSDDGLTGTAPSVPVPAHKAVLVSRSPVFKAMLENEMEESRSGTIKISDVSYDALRTFVNYFYTAEVCLDEQMAYDLLILAEKYQVKHLKAYCEKFLVSKLNWENSFVSYAFAHQHNAKHVLEAALSLITENMDKLTKREEYMELVEKDPRLVVEIYEAYLSKQINTAAHKDSSSTKP, encoded by the exons ATGAGAGGCCACCGCTGTACAGCGTCCTCCCGGGTGGAGACTGAAAGCGATACTGATTCCGATTCCGAAACGATGAGGTGCATTTCTTGTAAGGAGTACTACGGCAGATGCGATGCTGGAACTTGCAAAGAGTGTTATGAGGAAGCAAGCGAGACTGAAGAAGAGCTTAAAAGAGAGATCGATGATCTCAAAGCTAAAGTTGCCTTCTTGCGTTTCTGGTCTCCTCTCGATCACCACATCACTCACCGCTCCTCTGCTGGCCCTTGTTTCACCGATGTCGTTTTGGTTGCTTCCTCCGATGATGGACTTACCGGGACTGCGCCATCTGTCCCAGTCCCTGCTCATAAGGCCGTTTTG GTGAGCCGTTCCCCAGTCTTCAAGGCAATGCTTGAGAACGAGATGGAAGAAAGCCGGAGTGGTACCATCAAGATTAGTGATGTATCATATGATGCACTTCGTACATTTGTCAACTATTTTTACACTGCTGAAGTGTGCCTTGATGAGCAGATGGCCTATGATCTTTTAATATTGGCCGAAAAATATCAGGTGAAGCATCTCAAGGCTTACTGTGAGAAGTTTTTGGTGTCAAAACTAAACTGGGAAAACTCATTCGTGAGCTATGCCTTTGCCCATCAGCATAATGCAAAGCATGTGCTTGAAGCAGCGTTGTCATTGATCACTGAAAACATGGATAAACTTACCAAGCGAGAGGAGTACATGGAGCTTGTGGAAAAGGATCCCCGGCTTGTCGTGGAGATTTATGAAGCATATCTGTCCAAACAGATTAATACAGCAGCGCACAAGGATTCCTCTTCCACGAAGCCATAG
- the LOC133693296 gene encoding BTB/POZ domain-containing protein At4g08455 isoform X2: MRGHRCTASSRVETESDTDSDSETMRCISCKEYYGRCDAGTCKECYEEASETEEELKREIDDLKAKVAFLRFWSPLDHHITHRSSAGPCFTDVVLVASSDDGLTGTAPSVPVPAHKAVLVSRSPVFKAMLENEMEESRSGTIKISDVSYDALRTFVNYFYTAEVCLDEQMAYDLLILAEKYQHNAKHVLEAALSLITENMDKLTKREEYMELVEKDPRLVVEIYEAYLSKQINTAAHKDSSSTKP; the protein is encoded by the exons ATGAGAGGCCACCGCTGTACAGCGTCCTCCCGGGTGGAGACTGAAAGCGATACTGATTCCGATTCCGAAACGATGAGGTGCATTTCTTGTAAGGAGTACTACGGCAGATGCGATGCTGGAACTTGCAAAGAGTGTTATGAGGAAGCAAGCGAGACTGAAGAAGAGCTTAAAAGAGAGATCGATGATCTCAAAGCTAAAGTTGCCTTCTTGCGTTTCTGGTCTCCTCTCGATCACCACATCACTCACCGCTCCTCTGCTGGCCCTTGTTTCACCGATGTCGTTTTGGTTGCTTCCTCCGATGATGGACTTACCGGGACTGCGCCATCTGTCCCAGTCCCTGCTCATAAGGCCGTTTTG GTGAGCCGTTCCCCAGTCTTCAAGGCAATGCTTGAGAACGAGATGGAAGAAAGCCGGAGTGGTACCATCAAGATTAGTGATGTATCATATGATGCACTTCGTACATTTGTCAACTATTTTTACACTGCTGAAGTGTGCCTTGATGAGCAGATGGCCTATGATCTTTTAATATTGGCCGAAAAATATCAG CATAATGCAAAGCATGTGCTTGAAGCAGCGTTGTCATTGATCACTGAAAACATGGATAAACTTACCAAGCGAGAGGAGTACATGGAGCTTGTGGAAAAGGATCCCCGGCTTGTCGTGGAGATTTATGAAGCATATCTGTCCAAACAGATTAATACAGCAGCGCACAAGGATTCCTCTTCCACGAAGCCATAG
- the LOC133695219 gene encoding bifunctional riboflavin kinase/FMN phosphatase-like, with protein sequence MSIAKPLKKAVAAVILDLDGTLIHTDGILGDVLKALLLKYGKQWDGREAQKIVGKTPLEEAAIVVGDYELPCSIDEFVTQITPLLHDQFCNIKALPGANRLIKHLSGHNVPLALASNSPRAYIESKISYQHGWKESFSVIIAGDEVRAGKPSPEIFLEAAKRLNIEPSRCLVIEDSLPGVTGGKAAGMEVVAVPSIPKQTHLYIAADEVISSLLDLQPELWGLPPFDDWIDGTLPLEIWHIGGPVVKGLGRGSKVLGIPTANLSTKGYSALLSEHPSGVYFGWAGLSTRGVYKMVMSIGWNPYFNNTEKTIEPWLLHEFDGDFYGEELRLVIVGYIRPEANFTTLESLIAKIHEDRRIAERALDTPLYLKYKDDPYLKGSSL encoded by the exons atgtCGATTGCAAAGCCTTTGAAGAAGGCAGTAGCTGCTGTCATTCTTGATTTGGATGGTACCCTTATTCATACAG ATGGCATATTGGGCGATGTTTTAAAAGCTTTATTGCTCAAGTACGGAAAACAATGGGATGGGAGAGAAGCTCAAAAAATAGTGGGGAAGACACCTTTGGAAGAAGCTGCTATAGTGGTGGGAGATTATGAGCTTCCTTGTTCAATTGATGAATTTGTGACTCAAATCACCCCATTGCTCCACGATCA gtTTTGCAACATTAAAGCTCTTCCTGGTGCCAATCGGTTAATTAAACATTTGAGTGGTCATAATGTGCCCCTGGCATTGGCTTCAAACTCTCCAAGGGCATACATAGAATCCAAAATTTCTTATCAACATG GATGGAAGGAATCCTTTTCTGTCATCATCGCTGGTGATGAAGTGAGAGCAGGAAAGCCATCTCCTGAAAT ATTTTTGGAAGCTGCTAAAAGGCTAAATATTGAACCATCCCGCTGCCTTGTCATTGAGGATTCTTT GCCAGGTGTTACTGGTGGTAAGGCTGCTGGCATGGAAGTAGTTGCCGTACCATCCATTCCAAAACAAACTCATCTTTATATTGCAGCAGATGAAGTGATCAGCTCTCTACTTGATTTACAACCTGAATTGTGGGGCCTCCCTCCATTTGATGATT GGATAGATGGTACTTTGCCATTAGAAATTTGGCATATAGGTGGTCCTGTGGTTAAGGGACTTGGTCGTGGCTCAAAGGTTCTTGGAATCCCTACCG CTAATTTATCTACCAAAGGTTACTCAGCACTTCTTTCGGAACATCCATCTGGTGTGTACTTTGGTTGGGCTGGATTATCAACACGAGGTGTTTACAAGATGGTCATGAGTATTGGTTGGAACCCATATTTCAACAACACTGAAAAGACAATA GAGCCTTGGTTGCTTCATGAATTTGATGGGGATTTCTATGGCGAGGAACTGCGCCTTGTGATAGTTGGCTATATTCGACCAGAG GCCAATTTTACAACACTTGAGAGCTTGATAGCAAAGATTCACGAGGATAGAAGAATTGCAGAGAGAGCTCTAGATACTCCATTATACCTGAAATACAAGGATGACCCATATTTGAAAGGCTCTTCCCTGTGA